The following proteins are co-located in the Streptomyces sp. DT2A-34 genome:
- a CDS encoding RidA family protein, with product MTEQQAVRQAILSGSAFEEQIGYARAVVDGDWVHVSGTTGFDYATMTISADVVEQAEQCLRNVGAALEEAGCSFADVVRVRYLLPEREDFEPCWPVLRRYFGEVRPAATMMMCGLADPRMKIEIEVYARRGSGARA from the coding sequence ATGACAGAGCAGCAGGCGGTGCGGCAGGCGATACTCAGCGGCTCGGCCTTCGAGGAGCAGATCGGGTACGCGCGTGCCGTGGTCGACGGGGACTGGGTGCATGTGTCGGGGACGACCGGGTTCGACTACGCGACGATGACGATCTCCGCGGACGTGGTGGAGCAGGCCGAGCAGTGTCTGCGGAACGTGGGGGCCGCGCTGGAGGAGGCGGGGTGTTCGTTCGCCGATGTGGTGCGGGTGCGGTACCTGCTGCCGGAGCGGGAGGACTTCGAGCCGTGCTGGCCGGTGCTGCGGCGGTACTTCGGGGAGGTGCGGCCGGCGGCGACGATGATGATGTGCGGGCTCGCCGACCCTCGCATGAAGATCGAGATCGAGGTCTACGCCCGGCGGGGGAGCGGCGCTCGTGCCTGA
- a CDS encoding PAS domain-containing protein, with protein MSASRRSGTTDELGPDEPERDGPDGPAGGSEGSAGGSDLLAALLDGMDAALCAFDADGVVTHWNREAERILGWSAAEAVGRHGFAGWAVREADAQDVEGRLMSAMQAPGRQVHEFALLTKDGGRVLVRTQSAAVRGPDGKPAGLYCAFSEVHVQIDLERSIALSEALFEDASWGVVLVDADLRPAVVNAHAARALGIGRTSVLGRPLGELLAQGVEELESALTHVLAEGAPPAPAEIWVSVRTPEGERRRCWRCGFVRLASPLAEEPVPLGVGWLFQDMTEAKQAEQEAAQLRFRTNQLHRAARAAAECEDPAEAATVHLDFALAGFADHALIDRVAGGAVMDADTAGPVRLVRIAVTPSGAPGPSLLGGEAGLPVRYGEGHPALRCVARAGSVRADAGDVPAEQARAWAVGRQWPADTVHALCAVLRSRGRTLGVVTFLRGAGRSAFERGDAVYAEGVAVRIASALDLAGALGSEGSRGGEGSEGFD; from the coding sequence GTGAGTGCTTCCCGGCGTAGTGGGACCACCGACGAGCTGGGGCCGGACGAACCCGAGCGGGACGGTCCGGACGGTCCGGCAGGTGGTTCGGAGGGTTCGGCAGGCGGCTCGGATCTGCTGGCCGCGCTGCTGGACGGCATGGACGCGGCCCTGTGCGCCTTCGACGCGGACGGGGTCGTCACCCATTGGAACCGTGAGGCGGAGCGGATCCTCGGGTGGAGTGCGGCCGAGGCCGTGGGGCGGCACGGGTTCGCCGGGTGGGCCGTGCGGGAGGCCGATGCCCAGGACGTCGAGGGGCGGCTGATGTCCGCCATGCAGGCCCCCGGGCGGCAGGTGCACGAGTTCGCCCTGCTGACGAAGGACGGCGGGCGGGTCCTCGTACGGACGCAGTCGGCGGCCGTGCGGGGGCCGGACGGGAAGCCCGCCGGGCTGTACTGCGCCTTCAGCGAGGTGCATGTGCAGATCGATCTGGAGCGGTCGATCGCGCTGAGCGAGGCGCTGTTCGAGGACGCGTCGTGGGGCGTGGTGCTCGTCGACGCGGATCTGCGGCCGGCGGTGGTGAACGCTCATGCGGCTCGGGCGCTGGGTATCGGGCGTACGTCCGTGCTCGGGCGGCCACTGGGGGAGTTGCTCGCCCAGGGGGTCGAGGAGCTGGAGAGCGCGCTCACGCATGTGCTGGCGGAGGGCGCGCCGCCCGCGCCGGCCGAGATCTGGGTGAGCGTACGGACGCCGGAGGGCGAGCGGCGTCGGTGCTGGCGGTGTGGCTTCGTACGGCTGGCCTCGCCGCTCGCGGAGGAACCGGTTCCATTGGGGGTCGGCTGGCTCTTCCAGGACATGACCGAGGCCAAGCAGGCCGAGCAGGAGGCGGCGCAGCTGCGGTTCCGGACCAATCAGCTGCACCGGGCGGCTCGGGCCGCCGCGGAGTGCGAGGACCCCGCCGAGGCGGCGACCGTGCATCTGGACTTCGCGCTGGCCGGGTTCGCCGATCACGCGCTGATCGACCGGGTCGCGGGCGGGGCGGTCATGGACGCGGACACGGCCGGGCCGGTGCGGCTGGTTCGGATCGCGGTGACGCCCTCCGGTGCGCCGGGGCCGAGTCTGCTCGGCGGGGAGGCCGGGTTGCCGGTGCGGTACGGCGAAGGGCATCCGGCGTTGCGGTGTGTGGCGCGGGCCGGGTCCGTGCGGGCCGACGCGGGCGATGTGCCGGCGGAGCAGGCGCGTGCGTGGGCGGTGGGCCGGCAGTGGCCGGCGGATACGGTGCACGCGCTGTGCGCCGTGTTGCGGAGCCGGGGGCGCACGCTCGGGGTCGTGACGTTTCTGCGGGGCGCCGGGCGGAGTGCGTTCGAGCGGGGCGACGCGGTGTACGCGGAGGGGGTGGCGGTGCGGATCGCTTCCGCGTTGGATCTGGCGGGGGCCCTGGGCTCGGAGGGTTCCAGGGGCGGGGAGGGTTCGGAGGGCTTTGATTAG
- a CDS encoding alpha/beta fold hydrolase, translating into MARRIDVTGTGGVRLAAWEFGDPPKTDPAKEHDRTPGVLLLHGLMGRASHWASTARWLSERHRAVALDQRGHGRSGKPAQAAFTREAYVDDAEAALEQLGLAPAVIIGHAMGALTAWQLAAKRPDLVRGVIICDMRASALGSASQREWADWFEAWPVPFATLADVRKWFGEDDPWVERPNPARGEFYAEVMREHEDGWRPVFEPDQMLKSRETWVFDAHWEELAQVQCPALVVRGLDGELGRAEAQEMVRVLPRGEYAEVADAGHLVHYDQPEGWRAAIEPFLESVWSDAGRL; encoded by the coding sequence ATGGCGCGGCGCATCGACGTGACCGGTACAGGCGGCGTACGTCTCGCGGCCTGGGAGTTCGGCGACCCACCCAAGACCGACCCCGCCAAGGAGCACGACCGCACGCCCGGCGTGCTGTTACTGCACGGCCTGATGGGCCGCGCCTCACACTGGGCCTCCACCGCCCGCTGGCTCTCCGAGCGGCACCGCGCTGTCGCCCTCGACCAGCGTGGCCACGGCCGTAGCGGCAAGCCCGCACAGGCCGCCTTCACGCGCGAGGCGTACGTCGACGACGCGGAGGCCGCCCTCGAACAGCTCGGCCTCGCCCCGGCCGTCATCATCGGCCACGCCATGGGCGCGCTGACCGCCTGGCAGCTTGCCGCCAAGCGGCCCGACCTGGTGCGCGGCGTGATCATCTGCGACATGCGGGCCTCCGCGCTCGGCTCGGCCTCGCAGCGGGAGTGGGCGGACTGGTTCGAGGCCTGGCCCGTTCCCTTCGCCACGCTCGCCGATGTGCGCAAGTGGTTCGGCGAGGACGACCCGTGGGTCGAGCGGCCGAATCCTGCGCGGGGGGAGTTCTACGCCGAGGTGATGCGGGAGCACGAGGACGGGTGGCGGCCGGTGTTCGAGCCGGACCAGATGCTCAAGTCCCGGGAGACGTGGGTGTTCGACGCGCACTGGGAGGAGTTGGCGCAGGTTCAGTGCCCTGCGTTGGTGGTGCGCGGCCTTGATGGGGAGTTGGGGCGGGCCGAGGCGCAGGAGATGGTGCGGGTGCTGCCTCGGGGGGAGTATGCGGAGGTGGCTGACGCCGGGCATCTGGTGCACTACGACCAGCCCGAGGGCTGGCGCGCCGCTATCGAGCCGTTTCTCGAGTCGGTGTGGAGTGATGCCGGGCGCCTATGA
- the pdxH gene encoding pyridoxamine 5'-phosphate oxidase, whose translation MTDRDAVPLDPAEPVPDPAAMRKHYRAEGLAEKDLAATPVEQFARWFKQAAAEAHLFEPNAMIVSTADAEGRPSSRTVLLKHFDEQGFVFYTNYDSRKARDLAENPYVCLLFPWHPVARQVIVTGVARRTGRDETAAYFRTRPHGSQLGAWASAQSSVIATRADLDGSYAELAARYPEGEQVPAPPNWGGFRVAAQAVEFWQGRENRLHDRLRYVAEQDGSWRVERLSP comes from the coding sequence GTGACCGACCGAGACGCCGTGCCCCTCGATCCCGCCGAGCCCGTCCCCGACCCCGCCGCCATGCGCAAGCACTACCGGGCCGAGGGTCTCGCCGAGAAGGACCTGGCCGCCACTCCGGTGGAGCAGTTCGCGCGCTGGTTCAAGCAGGCCGCGGCGGAGGCCCACCTCTTCGAGCCGAACGCGATGATCGTCTCCACCGCGGACGCCGAGGGGCGTCCCAGCTCCCGCACGGTGCTGCTGAAGCACTTCGACGAGCAGGGCTTCGTCTTCTACACCAACTACGACTCCCGCAAGGCCCGCGACCTCGCCGAGAACCCGTACGTCTGCCTCCTCTTCCCCTGGCACCCGGTGGCCCGGCAGGTCATCGTCACGGGCGTGGCGCGACGCACCGGCCGCGACGAGACGGCGGCGTACTTCCGCACCCGCCCGCACGGCTCCCAGCTCGGCGCCTGGGCCAGCGCCCAGTCCTCGGTCATCGCCACCCGCGCCGACCTCGACGGCTCGTACGCCGAGCTGGCCGCGCGCTATCCCGAGGGCGAGCAGGTGCCGGCGCCGCCGAACTGGGGCGGTTTCCGGGTGGCGGCGCAGGCGGTGGAGTTCTGGCAGGGGCGGGAGAACCGGCTGCACGACCGGCTGCGGTATGTGGCGGAGCAGGACGGGAGCTGGCGGGTGGAGCGGCTCAGTCCCTGA
- a CDS encoding SIS domain-containing protein produces MSDSKPADQFIDAAIGLLQRVRTEEAENIEAAGTLLADTVESGGRLFAFGAGHSSLAAQDIVYRAGGLALMNLLAVPGVVGVDVMPATLGSALERVDGLASAVLHSSPLRDGDALVIISLSGRNALPVEMAMTARALGIRVIGVTSVAYASETKSRHTSGTYLKDHCDIVLDSKIAIGDAELTLDTIPAPFAPASTVVTSALLQAVMATAAATLAARGIEPPLLRSGNVDGGHDWNNRVFEKYGDRIFYRH; encoded by the coding sequence ATGAGCGACAGCAAGCCGGCCGACCAGTTCATCGACGCCGCGATCGGCCTGCTCCAGCGAGTCCGTACCGAGGAGGCCGAGAACATCGAGGCAGCCGGCACCCTGCTCGCCGACACCGTCGAAAGCGGCGGCCGCCTCTTCGCCTTCGGCGCCGGCCACTCCTCCCTCGCCGCCCAGGACATCGTCTACCGCGCCGGCGGCCTCGCCCTGATGAACCTGCTGGCGGTCCCCGGCGTCGTAGGCGTCGACGTCATGCCCGCCACCCTCGGCTCAGCCCTGGAACGCGTGGACGGCCTCGCGAGCGCGGTCCTGCACAGCTCCCCCCTCCGCGACGGCGACGCCCTCGTGATCATCTCCCTCTCGGGCCGCAACGCCCTCCCCGTAGAGATGGCCATGACCGCACGGGCCCTCGGCATCAGGGTCATCGGCGTGACATCAGTGGCGTACGCCTCGGAGACGAAGTCCCGCCACACGTCGGGCACCTACCTCAAGGACCACTGCGACATCGTCCTCGACTCGAAGATCGCGATCGGCGACGCGGAGCTCACCCTCGACACGATCCCGGCCCCTTTCGCCCCCGCGTCCACGGTCGTCACCAGCGCGCTCCTCCAGGCCGTCATGGCCACGGCAGCCGCCACCCTGGCCGCCCGCGGCATCGAGCCCCCACTCCTGCGCTCCGGCAACGTGGACGGCGGCCACGACTGGAACAACCGGGTGTTCGAGAAGTACGGCGACAGGATCTTCTACCGGCACTGA
- a CDS encoding serine/threonine-protein kinase codes for MLIAGRYRLSESIGRGGMGEVWRAYDETLARAVAVKLLLPQDSDPTAASRFRLEARTAARIDHPNVVGVRDFGEHDNRLFLVMELIEGDSLARVVSQFGALPAERVARIAAQAAAGLAAAHREGIVHRDIKPGNLLLDADGTLKIGDFGIARFLDDPGAALTATGQIVGTSLYLAPERALGKPAGPASDVYALGCVLYQLLTGRPPFHADTAIAILHQHLDAAPVPPRELGVPGLPPAFENYLLGLLAKDPEHRPTAQQAADWFADGAWQGRPEPLPDTASPSGRPTVASAPAPGPQVGETSTPTTYMLPSAQGTASVGRTRSGSRSRPQSRTGSLSRIATRRVVVTAAGAVLFVAAMFLGMLWFSPDNTGTEGTKSEAPPSPSASASVSPLQSSPSPTASPSPTPAVETSAGPQGQDEEKQAPKKRDQQKQREAWQDDDESGEDD; via the coding sequence GTGCTGATAGCGGGCCGCTACCGGCTGAGCGAGTCGATCGGGCGCGGTGGGATGGGGGAGGTCTGGCGGGCGTACGACGAGACGCTCGCCCGTGCGGTGGCCGTCAAGCTCCTGCTGCCCCAGGACTCCGACCCCACCGCCGCCTCCCGGTTCCGGCTGGAGGCGCGGACCGCGGCACGGATCGACCATCCGAACGTGGTCGGCGTCCGGGACTTCGGCGAGCACGACAACCGGCTCTTCCTGGTGATGGAGCTGATCGAGGGTGACAGCCTCGCCAGGGTCGTGTCGCAGTTCGGCGCGCTGCCCGCCGAGCGCGTGGCCCGTATCGCCGCCCAGGCCGCCGCGGGTCTCGCCGCCGCGCACCGGGAGGGCATCGTCCACCGGGACATCAAGCCCGGCAACCTGCTCCTGGACGCCGACGGCACCCTCAAGATCGGTGACTTCGGCATCGCCCGCTTCCTGGACGACCCCGGCGCCGCGCTCACCGCCACCGGACAGATCGTCGGCACGAGCCTCTACCTCGCCCCCGAGCGGGCCCTGGGGAAGCCGGCGGGCCCGGCCTCCGACGTGTACGCGCTGGGCTGTGTGCTCTACCAACTCCTCACCGGCCGCCCGCCGTTCCACGCGGACACCGCCATCGCCATCCTGCACCAGCACCTCGACGCCGCCCCCGTACCGCCCCGCGAGCTGGGCGTCCCCGGCCTCCCGCCCGCCTTCGAGAACTACCTCCTCGGCCTGCTCGCCAAGGACCCCGAGCACCGGCCCACCGCTCAGCAGGCCGCCGACTGGTTCGCCGACGGAGCCTGGCAGGGACGCCCCGAGCCGTTGCCCGACACGGCCTCGCCGTCCGGGCGGCCGACGGTCGCGTCGGCGCCCGCCCCCGGGCCACAGGTGGGTGAGACCAGCACCCCGACCACGTACATGCTGCCGTCGGCCCAAGGGACGGCGTCCGTCGGCCGAACCAGATCCGGATCCAGATCCAGGCCCCAGTCCCGGACCGGGTCCCTGTCCCGGATCGCGACACGGCGCGTGGTCGTCACGGCCGCCGGAGCGGTGCTCTTCGTGGCCGCGATGTTCCTCGGCATGCTGTGGTTCTCCCCCGACAACACCGGGACGGAGGGCACGAAGTCCGAGGCACCCCCCAGCCCGAGTGCCTCCGCATCTGTGTCCCCCCTGCAGTCGAGCCCGTCCCCGACCGCGTCCCCATCGCCGACTCCGGCGGTGGAGACGAGCGCCGGTCCACAAGGGCAGGACGAGGAGAAGCAGGCGCCGAAGAAGCGGGACCAGCAGAAGCAGCGCGAGGCGTGGCAGGACGACGACGAGAGCGGCGAGGACGACTGA
- a CDS encoding GNAT family N-acetyltransferase, protein MLQQWRHVHNVIVPPAAMDLDEVRERGRRYRLRNAYVGDVLVGCSTVRPPEGEDAVATVIARVLPGYRRRGYGTRLYEDGLARARVLGAKAIETCVLAVNEDGLRFAEARGFVEIDRYVLDGETDLWVDLRLE, encoded by the coding sequence ATGCTTCAGCAGTGGCGGCACGTCCACAACGTGATCGTTCCGCCCGCGGCCATGGATCTCGACGAGGTAAGGGAGCGCGGCAGGAGGTACCGCCTGCGGAACGCGTACGTCGGTGACGTCCTCGTCGGCTGCTCGACCGTGCGCCCGCCGGAGGGCGAGGACGCGGTGGCGACGGTCATCGCGCGCGTGCTGCCCGGGTACCGGCGGCGCGGGTACGGCACGCGGCTGTACGAGGACGGGCTCGCCCGCGCGCGCGTGCTGGGCGCCAAGGCGATCGAGACGTGTGTGCTGGCCGTCAACGAGGACGGGCTGCGGTTCGCCGAGGCGCGGGGGTTCGTCGAGATCGATCGGTATGTGCTGGACGGTGAGACCGATCTGTGGGTGGACCTGCGGCTGGAGTAG
- a CDS encoding TetR/AcrR family transcriptional regulator, which yields MGGVSTVGDRVDRADRVPKQDRSRATRQRLLEAAVACLAEHGWAGSTVSVVAERAGVSRGAAQHHFPTREDLFTAAVEYVAEERSLALRALFPQGAAGDRRAVVSALVDLYTGPLFRAALHLWVAASNEEQLRPRVTELEARVGRETHRIAVDLLGADESRPGVRETVQGLLDMARGLGLANLLTDDTVRRDRVVAQWAVLLEEALG from the coding sequence ATGGGCGGTGTGAGCACAGTCGGCGACCGCGTGGACCGAGCGGACCGTGTGCCCAAACAGGACCGCAGCCGCGCCACCCGGCAACGGCTCCTGGAGGCCGCCGTGGCCTGCCTCGCCGAGCACGGCTGGGCGGGCTCCACGGTCTCCGTCGTCGCCGAACGCGCCGGAGTCTCCCGCGGCGCCGCCCAGCACCACTTCCCGACCCGCGAGGACCTCTTCACCGCGGCGGTCGAGTACGTCGCCGAGGAACGCTCCCTCGCCCTGCGCGCCCTGTTCCCGCAAGGCGCCGCGGGCGACCGGCGTGCGGTCGTGTCCGCCCTCGTCGACCTCTACACCGGCCCGCTGTTCCGCGCCGCCCTGCACCTGTGGGTGGCCGCGTCGAACGAGGAGCAACTGCGCCCGAGGGTCACCGAACTGGAGGCCCGGGTGGGCCGCGAGACCCACCGCATCGCCGTGGACCTCCTGGGTGCCGACGAGTCCAGGCCGGGCGTACGGGAGACGGTCCAGGGCCTCCTGGACATGGCCCGCGGCCTGGGCCTGGCGAACCTCCTCACCGACGACACGGTCCGCCGCGACCGTGTGGTGGCGCAGTGGGCGGTGCTGCTGGAGGAGGCGCTGGGCTGA
- a CDS encoding citrate synthase 2 translates to MSDFVPGLEGVVAFETEIAEPDKEGGALRYRGVDIEDLVGHVSFGNVWGLLVDGAFRPGLPPAEPFPIPVHSGDIRVDVQSALAMLAPVWGLKPLLDIGEEQAREDLARAAVMALSYVAQSARGQGLPMVPQREIDKAQSVVERFMIRWRGEPDPKHVAAVDAYWTSAAEHGMNASTFTARVIASTGADVAAALSGAVGAMSGPLHGGAPSRVLHMIEEIERTGDAEAYVKRTLDKGERLMGFGHRVYRAEDPRARVLRRTARELGAPRFEVAEALEKAALEELHNRRPDRVLATNVEFWAAIMLDFAEVPAHMFTSMFTCARTAGWSAHILEQKRTGRLVRPSARYIGPGPRDPRDVEGYADIAH, encoded by the coding sequence ATGTCCGACTTCGTACCCGGACTCGAGGGAGTCGTCGCGTTCGAGACGGAGATCGCCGAACCGGATAAGGAGGGCGGCGCACTCCGGTACCGGGGCGTCGACATCGAGGATCTGGTCGGCCATGTCTCGTTCGGCAACGTCTGGGGACTGCTCGTGGACGGCGCCTTCCGGCCCGGTCTGCCGCCCGCCGAGCCCTTCCCGATTCCCGTGCACTCCGGCGACATCCGCGTCGACGTCCAGTCCGCGCTCGCCATGCTGGCGCCCGTGTGGGGCCTGAAACCGCTTCTGGACATCGGCGAGGAGCAGGCCCGGGAGGACCTGGCACGGGCCGCCGTCATGGCCCTCTCCTACGTCGCCCAGTCCGCGCGCGGCCAGGGCCTGCCGATGGTTCCGCAGCGCGAGATCGACAAGGCCCAGTCCGTCGTCGAGCGCTTCATGATCCGCTGGCGCGGCGAGCCCGACCCCAAGCACGTGGCTGCCGTCGACGCCTACTGGACGTCCGCCGCCGAGCACGGCATGAACGCGTCCACCTTCACGGCCCGCGTCATCGCCTCCACCGGCGCCGATGTGGCCGCCGCCCTCTCCGGCGCCGTAGGAGCCATGTCCGGCCCGCTGCACGGCGGCGCGCCCTCCCGTGTCCTGCACATGATCGAGGAGATCGAGCGCACCGGCGACGCCGAGGCGTATGTGAAGCGGACCCTCGACAAGGGCGAACGCCTCATGGGCTTCGGCCACCGCGTCTACCGCGCCGAGGACCCCCGCGCCCGCGTCCTGCGCCGCACCGCCCGGGAGCTGGGTGCCCCCCGCTTCGAGGTCGCCGAGGCCCTGGAGAAGGCGGCCCTGGAGGAGCTGCACAATCGGCGCCCGGACCGGGTCCTGGCCACCAACGTCGAGTTCTGGGCCGCCATCATGCTGGACTTCGCGGAGGTCCCGGCGCACATGTTCACGTCGATGTTCACCTGTGCCCGTACGGCCGGCTGGTCGGCGCACATCCTGGAGCAGAAGCGCACCGGCCGCCTCGTGCGCCCCTCCGCGCGCTACATCGGCCCGGGCCCGCGCGACCCGCGCGACGTCGAGGGCTACGCGGACATCGCCCACTGA
- a CDS encoding metal-dependent transcriptional regulator, producing the protein MSGLIDTTEMYLRTILELEEEGVVPMRARIAERLDQSGPTVSQTVARMERDGLVSVATDRHLELTDEGRRLATRVMRKHRLAECLLVDVIGLEWEQVHAEACRWEHVMSEAVERRVLELLRHPTESPYGNPIPGLEELGEKDGADPFLDEGMVSLADLDPGVEGKTVVVRRIGEPIQTDAQLMYTLRRAGVQPGSVVSVTESAGGVLVGSGGEAAELEADVASHVFVAKR; encoded by the coding sequence ATGTCCGGACTGATCGACACCACGGAGATGTATCTCCGCACCATCCTCGAGCTGGAGGAGGAAGGTGTGGTCCCCATGCGCGCCCGGATCGCCGAGCGGCTGGACCAGAGCGGGCCGACCGTCAGTCAGACGGTGGCGCGGATGGAGCGTGACGGGCTGGTGTCCGTGGCGACCGACCGGCACCTGGAGCTCACGGACGAGGGTCGGCGGCTGGCCACCCGTGTCATGCGCAAGCATCGGCTGGCCGAGTGTCTGCTCGTCGATGTGATCGGGCTGGAGTGGGAGCAGGTGCACGCCGAGGCGTGTCGCTGGGAGCACGTGATGAGTGAGGCCGTGGAGCGGCGGGTGCTGGAGCTGCTGCGGCATCCCACCGAGTCGCCGTACGGCAACCCCATCCCCGGCCTGGAGGAGCTCGGCGAGAAGGACGGTGCCGATCCGTTCCTGGACGAGGGCATGGTCTCGCTGGCCGATCTCGACCCCGGCGTCGAGGGCAAGACGGTCGTCGTGCGCCGTATCGGCGAGCCGATCCAGACCGACGCGCAGCTGATGTACACCCTGCGCCGGGCGGGCGTGCAGCCGGGGTCGGTGGTGAGTGTGACCGAGTCCGCGGGTGGTGTGCTCGTGGGCAGCGGTGGTGAGGCGGCCGAGCTGGAGGCGGACGTCGCCTCCCATGTCTTCGTCGCGAAGCGCTGA